AACCACCTATACACGCCGTCCGTTCCTTTTAAACGCTGGATAATCCCTTCATTATAATTGATTTTTCCAGAAATTTTTTGTTCCATAATCCCGCGGTCATCGGGGTGGATCATTTCAAATGGCATGTTGGAATCCCGATAGAGCGCGTCTAGCGTCCCTGCACCTAAAAAGAGGTCTACAGAAGGGCTTGTATATTTATGTTTATAGACAGGTTTTACCTCATAGTAGTAAATGATATCTTTCGATTGTTCTACTAAACTGAGTGAGATACTTTCTTTTTGAAACATTCTTTTTTTAAATCTTGCATACACCGTGTATAGTAGTAAGCTCACGGCTAAACCTAATAAAAAAGCGTACAACTCCATAAATTTCCCCTACTTTATAAAAATCGATTGTTCCCACGTAACGAATAAATTCATCACGTTACGTTCGTACAATTACTTTAATTGTGCCTATTTACTTAGTATGTATATTATACTTTTTTACTATAAAGTATTCTACTGGTATTCTTGCTTTTATTTTTCTATCTTAATAAAGACGTCACATCGTGGAGCTAAAAAAACAACACGGTATAAAATCCGTGTTGCTGTAATCCTGATTAAACTATTACGTTATCCTTAATGCAATCAATAATATCCTCCGCGACAGTATGCGCCAGTTCAAGCTCTGATGTGAAGCCTACGCATGAGCAGTTCATTTCGCCTAAGATATACGTATCTTGGCCGTTTTCATCTGTATCTAAGATAAAGTCCGCTGTCCAAATCAGTGGTAAGTCGTAGCCGCCTAGTAACGACATAATTTCAGGTAATTGACCTAAGAAGTCGTGTACAAGTGTTGCCCACTCTTCTGGGCTATCGTAGCGATACTGGGCACCTGAGAATAATGTTGCACTGAATGCGTCTGCATCTTCTGCTGGTTTTTTGTGTACGACGTTAATGGGCTTGTCGCGTAGCATGAATAGACGAATTTCACCTTCTTTAATGCGCGGTAAGAAAGGCATATCGACAAGCATGCCGTTTGCACCAACGATGTATTGCTCGCAGAATGTCATGAACGCAGCTAGCTCATGGTATTCCACGTGGTTATCCTTTGCTTCTGTACATTTAATTTTCGCGTTAAGTTGTACTTCCGTTGCGCCTTCTTCTAAAGCGTCGACTAATTGTACGCGCCAAATCCCTTCACCCGTTGACCCACGATTTTGCTTTAATACACGTTCACCATTGACCAGTGATTTTGGGAATGTTTCTTTGAATTCTTCAATTGTGTAGTACGCATACGTGTCTTCAGGAACAAGGGATGTATGACGTAATTTTACAAGTGCATCCTTTGCACCGTAGCCGATCATTGCATCAGGGTGTGGCATGCCCACAACACCTGCTGCGCATAATTCGCGTAGCATTTCAAAATACTCCGCTTCGTGCGCTAAATTACCAGGGTTAATACGTGAAACATAAGCGACTGCGTTGTCTTTCACATAGTTAAAAATCTCATCTCGCTTTTCTAACTCAAAGAAAATAACTTCCGCCTCTTGCTCGCGTTGTTTTAAAGCATCCACCATTGGCATCGTATCTCTGCGATGTCCATCCGGCCCTTTATCGCTTCCACCTTGTACTTCAAAAAATATGACTTTTTTCATATATAACTACTCCTTTCGAATTATGTATTACATGTCTCATCATAACTTGAAAAGTAAATATAAATAAACTAGAAATATATCGAAATTGTTACGAAATGCTATTTACAACCAAAAATAGCTCGTTAAAAGCATAGTTAAGAACTAGAGATTAATAAAATAAAATGTATAAATTTGTATATTTGTAGTAATTTTTGAACTATATAAAAATTCCGTCGATTTCAAGATTTTCACTTGAAAAACAATAAGTTTATAAATATCAAAGAAAAAACAAGTAAAATACAATAATATTTAGTAGAATTGAATTGGGAATAAATAGGAAAATTTAAGTAGGAAAAATTAAAAATCTGTGCTGGGCAATAATCCTAAAAATATGGACAGATTGTGTCGAGAGAATAATGAATTTTAGGATTGAATAAAACGAGTTAATGAAACATAAAAAAATGGGAATAAGAAATGTTAATGGACAACGATTGAATGAATGATGATTTTGTTGTAGCATGTATTTTTATGTAAAAGTGCGAAGAGACTGCCCAAAAAAGAAGTTACTTTTTGGACGGCCCCAGCATTTGGAGGCGAACGAAAACATGGAA
The sequence above is a segment of the Solibacillus sp. FSL H8-0523 genome. Coding sequences within it:
- a CDS encoding Cj0069 family protein; the protein is MKKVIFFEVQGGSDKGPDGHRRDTMPMVDALKQREQEAEVIFFELEKRDEIFNYVKDNAVAYVSRINPGNLAHEAEYFEMLRELCAAGVVGMPHPDAMIGYGAKDALVKLRHTSLVPEDTYAYYTIEEFKETFPKSLVNGERVLKQNRGSTGEGIWRVQLVDALEEGATEVQLNAKIKCTEAKDNHVEYHELAAFMTFCEQYIVGANGMLVDMPFLPRIKEGEIRLFMLRDKPINVVHKKPAEDADAFSATLFSGAQYRYDSPEEWATLVHDFLGQLPEIMSLLGGYDLPLIWTADFILDTDENGQDTYILGEMNCSCVGFTSELELAHTVAEDIIDCIKDNVIV